ggcaatttttgaagatcaTATGATATTTTTCCCTTTTATTAGTGACTTGTAATCATCTATAGGCTTATATGGTTTCAGATATTGTAGTTATCTTGATGCACTTAGAAACAAAAACTGCGATAGCTCAAAAGAACACCTTATGCTAAACTTCAACTAAAGGCTATAAGATATCTCGAGTTAGTTGATTTTATCatccattttcttttcaaacacataaatatatattattgaTAATGGTGGAAAGTGTAGTGGATTTGGATAAAGTACTTATGGAGAATGTGAGTGAAAGCTTTGacatttttcttaattcaCATGTTAACAAGAAGTATTTTACTCACGTAAGAAAAGCAAGAATTTTACTTATTTGCTGGATATAAGAAGTCGCTCATCAGGAAATTGTCAACGGCGAGATCCCAAAGCCTATGGTGACAATTGAGTTTGATTCTTTCAGATCTAATACACTCGTAACATTAAAGTTTCCATGACATATTTTCTTGTCATTTTCTATTGTACTTGGCTTATTCTCATTGTTATGGGCGGCTGTTCGTTGTATTTGTAGCCCCAGTAAATTACGTCTTATTTAAGTTCACTTGCTCTGttgttttcctttttaatcTTAAATCATCCCGTAAATCAACGAACCTTAAGCATTGATGacccaaaaaattattttaattaactttattgttttttcttttacataTTTTCTCAATACTGCTGTCAACATGATACGTCGTTCCATATTGAAAAAGGTGgtattctttatttctttattaacATTGGAAAAGCTCTCTTGGATAATTTGACTTCTATGATATATCCgcttttttatgttttaaaCCAACTCTAATgcaattttctaaattaatACAATGCAGAATAGTCGCTAAATTAACGTCTGAATTGAGACAAGTTCATGTATATTTCATATTCGTCATTTTATAAACCAAACTGTAATCAGAAAGGGAGAGACAACATTTATAACGATACTCTTACATCAAACGGAAAGCAGTAAAAATGAGCACAAAACAATTactaaatatattaaaaggCTCCttaatatttgtaaatttcaaggaataaataaataaagataatttTGTCCATGAGAAGAAAAACGAGGTTCCAAAATGTTTATAATGAACATTACAATTATACTACTAAAATGATTAGCGCAAAttcaatgaaataaaaaaaaattttttattaaaggaCTACAATTGAACAGAGTATTTTAGATACAGATCAATCATTTATACAAGGgattgaaaattcaaatcTTTCCTAAGGAAAGACTGCAAAAACTGTTATCTTCTATTAATCGtctgaaaaagaaaaaattaaaaatttttttcataatctTCTTTAATCGGTATTATTACTCCTATAAGTAGCCGTTGATGCGAACCTATGGTCAAATTTACTATAGAGAAGCGACCTGATCGCCGTATTTCTCTCAGTCAGAGGAATGAATCGAATATAGAGAATGTCCCACACAACTAAAGACTTTTGGAAGAAATACTATGTCGCGATATCTGTATCTATACCTTCAACCAACCACCAACCCCCAATATTTGGCgctaaaagtaaaaaatcacAAGCCTCTATCTAACTTGAAAGTATTGAAGATTGCTATACTGGATAATACtatcaaaataatttacgAAATTCAAAGATATGTTGATATCAGCGTTGGCCTATGAAAAGACACAACACAAAGAGGCATGGATCAAAGCTCCTTTTCCacattgaaaatttcaagaTACTGCCTAGTTGAAGGGGGAAACGGAGAAACGAAGTAGCAAGAAAGGCCAGGTTAACTCGATTGTTAAGTAAATTAGCTAAAGAAGGGAATAATGGGACATTTTCTATATAACCCCTGTTGTCGGCAACTTGCAATTACCGATAGATCATATGTTTCTATATTGCATAACCGAAATATATACACTTATCCGAAATTATTAGTTTAAGATCCATTAAGCTTAAACTAGAGCATAACTGAAcctcttcttccaaaaaaaaaaaaaaaaatttagtcAAAAGCTATATAAGTATTTGATATACGATACCATTAtctcctttttttgaatatagaaaacaaaaatattccGAATTGATtgctttaatttcaaacatGTCCCCTTTAATAGTTGGGactttaataattatcCTATTGTCAGGACTCGCAACTGCTTTTTATGTTACGTGGCAAGGCAGACTCATTTGTGCTGGTGTAGGGCTCATACTTGAACAGGCTTATGAGGGTGGTCAGATGTTTAACACATTGATGGCACATTGCTTTGAAACGTACAATGGTGTTGAGAAAAGTGGAACGCAGTGTGTGGCCGATTGGCTTAAAGTAGGGCTTTTGGCTGTCACATTTGGGGCTGGAGGACCTAGATTGGTTAACACATTAGGTGGTTCTTCGCCTACTACAAAACGGGTAATCTATATTGTGATGATTTTACTGGTGCTGATTACTTTAGCTGTGAACTTGAAACATTAAGGCCTTACACATTGATGAGAAAGAGCCTGCCGTATGGTAATATACACGATGTATGGATTAACACAACCGACACTCATCAGATGATAGGTGTACATATGACATTGAATGGAACAGATATGAttcattattataataaaacttatgtaattaattattttagcTTTAAAATAAGCAAAAGCTTTGTTTTTGGTAAAATGGCTTTTTTTGGCTGTGTGGTGGATGTATTGCGGAATTTGAAGGTAAAGTAGACAAAATagagtttttttaatcacAAACGGAGTCATTTGAACTGCATCAAAATTATCCGCGAAGTGGACTGTCGAGTACTCGTTGTTTCTGAATGAAGTCCAAATGTGGAGTTGGCACATTCAGACTCTATTCAGAGCCCATCTACTATCTATCTATCTATATTGGCATTCCCATATAATGTAATGAGCTGTTACatgttatttttaatataccGTTgataaaatgattttagaatagaaatgaagaaagtaaaattaaataagatTGAATtaagataaataaattataacaagaaaaaaaattaaaaaaaatataattctCATAAATGAATACTAGAATAGCTTTCAAATTATGTTCTAAGTTCAataaaatgataataaGCATAAGTGTGTATAAACTTGATGAACATCAAGTACATCGACTATTTCActtgtttaaaataaaatttatcatttttaagtctgttgtattttttttcttctctttatGAAGCAATTTGAGGGACTAGTACATTGTTTAAGTATAACAGCAAAGTAGGAAGGAGGAGACACAAAAATATAGTGTGAAACGTATTCTACTGTGTAGTGCGTTAATAAGAATTATCAACCCTACCCTACACTTTACCCACACATTTGTCGTACACAAAAGTATTCAGGACGGACGGAtaatacaacaaaaaaaactataGGAGTAATGGAAGAATAGTATGCATGAGTGAAGTCTGATGAACGAGTACTTTTGATGACACTCTAATGACAATGATGTGTTTCTCAAATCACATTGGTCTAAATCTcctattaaaaagtatgaGACAAAGGCATATATCTTCAATGagttattgttttttctagTGTACATATATCTGCTGGACAACCAGCCAGAGTGCAAGAGATGGTGTATTGGACTTTGCGGAATggcaaatttaaaactcGCGAATTGTATTTGATGTTTGGAAGACTGATGATTTACAGCAGATACGATAAAACTCGTAATATGAAGTTTGCTGAAAAGCCAATCCCCAGGTTTCTTTCTGAGCTGCTTTCCATTTTAGCACTTCGGTACTATGTTTTGGTTCGACCATTAGAAGCATTGATGAAGTATGTGACAACCGCTGATAGGTCGAAAGTAGCTGCATGCACACTTGGATTTCATGTTTGTGATTGTTGGCGAACGATTGCAAAGAGATTTACCGTatcgaattttttcaaaggcCATCTACCAATGCATTCAGAAACCGTTGGGATTTCAAAACTACAGACACATTGCTCACtactttaaagaaaaagaacatCGAGAAAGACATGACGAGAGAATCTTATTTCGATTTACAGGCTGAACATACACGAAACACAGCGCTCTACATCTATGGACGCACTATGGACAACTTGCATTATCTGCCATCGGATTATTTCGTCAACTTTTTTCGTGCAAGCTATAAGTGGCAGGAACTATTGCAGATTCGAGACAACCCGACCCATGGATTGTTGGTAGAAACAAAGCACCCATTCATCAAGCGAGTTGATCAATTGGAGAACGCAAATGGAAAGACACGAATCATGATCGCTTAGCAAGGGATTTGGACTCGGTATCAACTATATGGGAGTGCGTTTAGTAGTACACTATAGATTACCAGCTTCATCTATGGATTATGTACAGGAGACAGGTCGAGCTGGAAGAGATGGCAAGTATGCGATTGCAGCATTGTTTTACGAGAAATATGATTCTACATGGTCGAGCTACGTGGAGGATTCGatgaaaaactttcttaatgataatacGATGTGTGTTCGATCGTTTCTCGCAAGTGAAATGGATGGCGAATGTGTATGTTGTGCATCGTTTGCTAACTGTGTTTACTGCTCAAGATGCTCAGATTCGTTACTTGGTGAAGAATCAACTGTGTCTACGATGTATGGAGTGAAACCGACATTGCCAGAAACACCGAAACCAGCCATTGCAACACATTCGCGTTATAATGCATCGTTTTCGTCTTCCCCCCCACCACAGCCAGGGAGTAGCAGTGGTATGAGTGCTATGAACACTAACACTACTAGTACTACGCCAGTGTCTGGTAAAACTTAACTACACATTACGCTGAGAGGTAAAATACTCTGACAACATTCGTTCGATtgtataaaacaaaatccaGCCGAAACGATTGTTGTCAGTAATCAAGATTACGATCTAAATTGAGTACCAAGACAAAACGAAATGgttaaaaagttaaagtCGTTTTTGTATGGACACAATTTCTATAAAATAGACATGAGTAAAATCTCGCTATTTGTTTGTTATTGTGGAATAATGAAGAGTCATGGGAGATGAATGTTGTAAACGATGGCATAGAATTGGTAACGAAAAGTGAAATCGTTGGGATCAACTATTTcagtattttgtttaaagaaaatgttgaacTCGACAAGTAATGAGAGGTGGTGCTTTCGTTAAATAATGAGTGGTGGTTACGGTTATACAGGATATGATATGTGTATGGTGAGAATGTGATGTATGTATTTGAGTATAGACAATCAGAAAATCTGTAAATAATCAAGTCgcaagaaaaaatgaaaatagatATACAAAGTAAAGAGATGAATGAAATGACAAGGTATCGtaatgaaaattgaaattgttgaaGACGAATAGATGAGTAAATGAGTAAGTGAGTAGAGTAGATGAGTAGATGAGTAGATGAGTAAATAAGTAAATGAGtaaataagtaaataaGTAAATGAGTAAAGAGAGTAATCGTTTGAATAGGACGACGATGCTCACTATTGATGATGGGTTGGTTACAGTTACATGGTTGCATTGGATATGTGTAAGGTGATAATGACGATGATTAATAAGAAATGGAATAAAGTGTCGCtattgaatgaaaatgaaaatgaaatgaaaataatgagTCAGTCATATTACAAGTAAGACGGTAGATAATAAAGAATAGTTATGTAAGTTGGTATTGTGAAAGATGATgatagaaaataataattgatGAACAGATGAGATAAATAAGATGAAGATTTCGtttgaatgaaaagtaACGGTTCTATAACATATGAAATGAGGTGAATGGTAGTAAGATAGATAGAATAGAGTAAGATAGATAGAATAGAGTAAGATCGATAGAATAAAGTATGGTGATATAAATAGAGATATACAAATACATTGCGAGAAtgtaaatagaaaaataaacaagtGACTCTAGTAAAtcgaaataaaaaaaaatgcaaagtAGCTGGCAGTAAAAGAGTACGTGTATGTAGGATGAAAACAgatgtttgtttttgataaatattagcttcgttaaaaaaagttaaggGTACGATAAAGCCAACTGAACGACGTATAGTGATGAATAAGAGGAGTAAtagtaagaaaaaggaatgtcaattagaaaaaggaatttcaaGTAGAAAGATAGaaaagaggaagaggaagagaaagagaaagagaaagagatagaagatgaaaatattGGAAAGTAGATGATGAAATTAGTGCATTCTATTCCACTAAAACAAATCAActaaattattgaaaaaacagTCGTTACAATTACTGGTGATATATCAGCTGGCAATGAATATGTCAAATAGGAATTGAATACGATAGAGAAAAGTACAACTTTTGTTATTGTtattgaaagtaaaaaaataaagtagaGAATAAAGTAGTAACAGATAATGAAACAataatgaaacaaatagagaaaaagattaaatttcgttaattagaagagaaaatgtttgagtaataataaacaaaaagaagagtgATATGTCATGTTGTAGAATGAATATAGCgacaaaaatagaaaagtatatgaagttgaaatattatagataatgaaaataatgaataatgaataatgaattaatatATTATACAAGTTTCGCTATTTtgatagaaaataaataaatatactaaataaataaaatgaaaattaatcaaagtaaattaaaataaaacaaaaaaaaattaacaaaaatattaaaacttaataaaataaaataaaacaaagtaaattaaGATAAAACAACATAAAATTCGATAAATTATAacttaacttttttttttttttttttttttatttacattttactcttttaaagttttcaaaagatcTAAAATAATCTAAACTAAAAAGCTTCTGTTCTAATGGTGTTCTAGATGCCTTATTGTTCATctagaacaaaaaaaaaaggaagactaaaaattaaattatgctaacataaacatttatgaaaatagcaaaatagaaaatgtaggaaaataaaattttgctGCATGTTTATATCCTTGGCTGGAATCTTATATCTCGGCCATTGGGGTCTACAAGATTTTAATTATGGCTTTCGGTTTAAAAGTTGAGCCATCGGGAGGTGGTGTCCTTACTTCTGACAGTCTTCCTACACATAATGGAAAAACGGCATTACAGTCAGATGCAACAGTTGGTTCTGACATTCAACAAATAGAATTACAAAATATGCCTACTCCtgtgaaaaaattaatcttTATCGTTTTCATGATCATATAGAATGTAATCATCCTTAGCAATGTCATAATTAAGGATTCAAATTATACAATGATAGATGATACAACAATTAAATAGATCTCGATGatgatttattaaagtCTATATTGTTTGcaatactataaatagagaCACAACTGAACatcgttcctcagttcagttatttAGCTATATCGGTGACCGATACCATTAGACTCcttataacaataattaTAACAATTGTTAGTTAGACATACCGCATACCACTAGTTTGTAGGTCGCAAAAGAAACTCACCGCTATTATACGTATCGTTAaacagataccaaactgcgtagctgtTAAATtgtgaaaagaaaaaggttgTAAGGATTACGAGATGCCAACATCATAATGCTTTTCCTAAATAAATGAGACACCTCAGAACGTAAAACATTCAccattttggttttttttttaattttctcgTTTATGgcttaaaatattttagtatattttcttttttattttccataaaccactctttttaattttactttggGGAAAAATACTAGTGAATCAGAAGTCATCAAATTACAGTGCTGTCGTTCTATTCCAATGTCAAATCCAGAAAGCTTGAAAAAACAGGTTGAACCTCCTGGTTACAATGAGTTATTTATGGTGGAAGATGTTTGTAATGTGGACCTAGAGCAGGGACTTGATTTGTGTAAGCCTGAAaaggtaaacaaacaatctCAACGATCTCGACAATCCCGACAATCCCTCTTTACCAACACCATTAAGCCTCAAAAAGACAAGatgaatattaaaacaaataaaataaaagagtttttaaatgacctttttactgaattttctaaattccACAATAGCTATTATCCTAATGGAAGAATTTCTACTCAGGACAAATCTCGATGGGTCTTGCTTATTATTTGGTCTATTATCACTATTTTAACAATAGacaagaaatttaaaataaaagagtCATATTTAGAATGGATAGGTGAAAATCAGTCCCACAGTGAAATTTGGGGGCCTATTGTTATTTATGTTGGCTTATTCATACTCTTATTGTCTGCTTTTAACTGTACGTTTCCTTCACACTGAAGCtgttttttctctttactAATAGTTTATTGTAGACTGCTCCAAGCTTATTATAAAAGCTCTACCGTTAATCAGTATGGTTATAGCATGGGTCGGTGTGGTTATAGCAGCGTTCAGTGTGATTATCACTGCAACAATAG
This portion of the Schizosaccharomyces pombe strain 972h- genome assembly, chromosome: I genome encodes:
- a CDS encoding GPI-anchored protein (S. pombe specific GPI anchored protein family 1) codes for the protein MSPLIVGTLIIILLSGLATAFYVTWQGRLICAGVGLILEQAYEGGQMFNTLMAHCFETYNGVEKSGTQCVADWLKVGLLAVTFGAGGPRLVNTLGGSSPTTKRVIYIVMILLVLITLAVNLKH
- a CDS encoding DNA helicase-like protein — protein: MGVRLVVHYRLPASSMDYVQETGRAGRDGKYAIAALFYEKYDSTWSSYVEDSMKNFLNDNTMCVRSFLASEMDGECVCYSLLGEESTVSTMYGVKPTLPETPKPAIATHSRYNASFSSSPPPQPGSSSGMSAMNTNTTSTTPVSGKT
- a CDS encoding uncharacterized protein (S. pombe specific DUF999 family protein 1) is translated as MSNPESLKKQVEPPGYNELFMVEDVCNVDLEQGLDLCKPEKVNKQSQRSRQSRQSLFTNTIKPQKDKMNIKTNKIKEFLNDLFTEFSKFHNSYYPNGRISTQDKSRWVLLIIWSIITILTIDKKFKIKESYLEWIGENQSHSEIWGPIVIYVGLFILLLSAFNYCSKLIIKALPLISMVIAWVGVVIAAFSVIITATIAGVIAAFSVIITATIAGVIAAMVGILYFGHWLVYKILILAFGFKIVTSGDVCVSNTLPTHNGETALHSDATVGSDIEQIELQNMPTPVKK